A window of Desulfuromonas acetexigens genomic DNA:
TGCTTTTTTCAACCTATATCTATCTTCTGCGGGCTTTACGTGATGTTGATCCAGGTGCAGCGATCGAGACGGTGCCAGGGATTAGTGCTTACAGTATGGCGGCAGCCCTGACTGATGTTCCGCTTGGGCAGGGAAAGCAATCGTTGCTCGTGATGCCGGCGGTCACTGACATGGCAGAGATCGAGAGTGCGGTTGTCGATGGCCGTGGTTTGGTTCTGATGAAAATCGGCGCACGGCTGCAAGCTGTTATAGACGTTCTGGAACGTCTCGGTGCTCTGGAAAGAAGCGTTTTTGTCTCCCGCGCGGGATTGCCTGGGCAAAGGGTTGAAACCGATTTGAGGTGTTTGCGAGACGCTGATGAAGATGCCGGAAATCTGGCAGTGATTATTGTGCAGGCATCAGAATCACGGGCCTAATGCGTTTGTGGCCGACAAGGAGAATATTGCGATGAAAGTGTTTTTTGTCGGTGCCGGTCCAGGCGATCCTGACTTGTTGACGGTTAAGGCCCGCCGCATCCTAGAAGAGTGTCAGGTGTGTGTCTACG
This region includes:
- the cobI gene encoding precorrin-2 C(20)-methyltransferase, producing MTGQNHGTFYGVGVGPGDHELLTLKAVRVLSSCSCIYVPVSKFSRQGYVGEVARRYAGFDCEIREVVFCLSANTTERSRHWHETAVEIAARLRSGKDVALVTLGDAMLFSTYIYLLRALRDVDPGAAIETVPGISAYSMAAALTDVPLGQGKQSLLVMPAVTDMAEIESAVVDGRGLVLMKIGARLQAVIDVLERLGALERSVFVSRAGLPGQRVETDLRCLRDADEDAGNLAVIIVQASESRA